From Micromonospora sp. NBC_01699, a single genomic window includes:
- the secD gene encoding protein translocase subunit SecD, which yields MAPPQGQMHPGRQLAVLGGIFVVLYLLVFFAGGASGSFRDRLEPKLGLDLVGGTRMTLEATSLNNQPPTAENLEEARQIIENRVNAQGVSEAEVVTEGNRNIVISLPGQSRDLSEVGEAAELRFRKVIKATDGGAPSAAQPPPAATPDPSAPAATPSVGATPSAPAAGAPSATPSAGGQGGMAPTPTPSAATGAPATPSASASAAPVPQSVEQARAAVQQKVGAAAWQAASALQAPADLTTDPTLLETLKPFGTLTGREVAALPAAMQFNVPTITCELLEQRPAASISAVDQQVVACEGPVKNLLDVAKVLGTDVSDASGVLDQNSQWVVSLDFTGDGQKKWTNLTREAFNNEGGACDQGALGPDGKCRVAVVLDNTIVSSPEIQGVLTGDSQITGNFTSKDANTLAGQLRFGALPVTFEPQEQESVSATLGSSHLKAGLLAAGVGLLLVAIYSFFYYRLLGTVIILSLGLSALLVFGALIVLGRQIGFTLTLAGIAGFIVSLGVAADSFVIYFERLKDEIREGRSPRSAVPRAWARARRTIISANAISILAAVVLYVVSVGTVKGFAFALGLATILDLVVVFLFRHPIMTMFANTKAFLSPRVSGLGRVLHRAEAEPTEPRNPRAKEA from the coding sequence GTGGCACCACCTCAGGGACAGATGCACCCCGGGCGGCAGCTAGCCGTACTCGGGGGCATCTTTGTCGTCCTCTACCTCTTAGTCTTCTTCGCCGGCGGTGCTAGCGGGAGCTTCCGCGACCGGTTGGAGCCGAAGCTGGGTCTCGACCTCGTCGGTGGCACCCGGATGACGCTTGAGGCGACGAGCCTCAACAACCAGCCCCCCACGGCCGAGAACCTGGAGGAGGCCCGGCAGATCATCGAGAACCGGGTCAACGCCCAGGGCGTCTCCGAGGCCGAGGTGGTGACCGAGGGCAACCGCAACATCGTCATCTCGCTGCCCGGCCAGAGCCGCGACCTCAGCGAGGTCGGCGAGGCGGCCGAACTGCGGTTCCGCAAGGTGATCAAGGCGACCGACGGTGGGGCGCCCAGCGCTGCCCAGCCGCCGCCGGCCGCGACCCCGGATCCGTCGGCCCCGGCGGCAACCCCGTCGGTCGGCGCGACCCCGAGCGCCCCGGCTGCGGGTGCGCCCAGCGCCACGCCGTCCGCCGGTGGGCAGGGCGGGATGGCACCGACCCCCACGCCGAGTGCCGCCACCGGCGCACCCGCGACCCCGAGCGCCTCGGCTTCGGCGGCCCCGGTGCCGCAGAGCGTGGAGCAGGCGCGGGCCGCGGTCCAGCAGAAGGTGGGCGCGGCGGCCTGGCAGGCAGCGAGCGCACTCCAGGCGCCGGCCGACCTGACCACCGACCCGACCCTGCTCGAAACGCTCAAGCCGTTCGGCACGCTGACCGGCCGCGAGGTTGCCGCGCTGCCCGCGGCGATGCAGTTCAACGTACCGACGATCACCTGCGAGCTGCTCGAACAGCGCCCGGCGGCCTCGATCAGCGCCGTGGACCAGCAGGTCGTGGCCTGTGAGGGCCCGGTGAAGAACCTGCTCGACGTGGCGAAGGTGCTGGGCACCGACGTCAGCGACGCCAGCGGCGTGCTGGACCAGAACAGCCAGTGGGTGGTCAGCCTCGACTTCACCGGCGACGGGCAGAAGAAGTGGACCAACCTGACCCGCGAGGCGTTCAACAACGAGGGCGGCGCCTGCGACCAGGGCGCGCTCGGCCCGGACGGCAAGTGCCGGGTCGCCGTGGTGCTCGACAACACGATCGTCTCGTCGCCCGAGATCCAGGGCGTGCTCACCGGCGACTCGCAGATCACCGGTAACTTCACCAGCAAGGACGCCAACACGCTCGCCGGCCAGCTCCGCTTCGGCGCGCTGCCGGTGACGTTCGAGCCGCAGGAGCAGGAGTCGGTTTCCGCGACGCTGGGCTCCAGCCACCTCAAGGCCGGTCTGCTGGCCGCCGGGGTGGGCCTGCTGCTGGTCGCCATCTACTCGTTCTTCTACTACCGCCTCCTCGGCACGGTCATCATCCTCAGCCTGGGCCTCTCGGCGCTGCTGGTCTTCGGTGCGCTGATCGTGCTCGGCCGGCAGATCGGCTTCACGCTGACCCTCGCCGGCATCGCCGGATTCATCGTCTCCCTGGGTGTCGCCGCCGACTCGTTCGTGATCTATTTCGAACGTCTCAAGGACGAGATCCGCGAGGGACGCAGCCCGCGCAGCGCGGTGCCCCGCGCCTGGGCCCGGGCCCGGCGGACGATCATCTCGGCCAACGCCATCTCGATCCTGGCGGCGGTCGTGCTCTACGTGGTCTCGGTCGGCACGGTGAAGGGTTTCGCCTTCGCGCTCGGCCTGGCCACGATCCTCGACCTGGTCGTCGTCTTCCTCTTCCGGCACCCGATCATGACGATGTTCGCCAACACCAAGGCGTTCCTGTCGCCCCGGGTCAGTGGGCTCGGACGGGTGCTGCACAGGGCCGAGGCCGAGCCGACCGAGCCGCGCAACCCGCGCGCCAAGGAGGCCTAG
- the secF gene encoding protein translocase subunit SecF, whose translation MSRRSGLATRLYQGEAGLNIIGRRRLWIGIALGLVLVALVSIWTPGFKLGIEFSGGNSFQVPASVGTIDHAEEQVDAALSSLGGDEPAHVVSTQTVNGVGGSFYELRTTELNTQQSNDVQADLAGKFGIAGDQISINQVSAAWGDQVTERALLGLVVFVVLVMIYLILRFEWRMAVAAVSSLFLNLALTAGIYALVGFEVTPSTIVGFLTILGFALYDVVVVFDKVQENTRGITASSTQTYGEAANLAINQTLMRSINTGLVALLPVGGLLFIGAGLLGAGTLEDLGLVLFLGMGIAVYSSIFFATPVLSLLKDYEPRIQTHTKRVLARRSTTGGARPATAARRPAARTGEEPVGDDTVPAGPTDEEAAALAGAAPKVGARPTGKRSSGARGGRPGGGGGSRPSGAKRR comes from the coding sequence ATGAGCCGCCGTAGCGGTCTGGCCACCCGGCTCTACCAGGGCGAGGCCGGTCTCAACATCATCGGACGTCGCCGGCTCTGGATCGGCATCGCCCTCGGGCTGGTGCTGGTCGCGCTCGTCAGCATCTGGACCCCCGGGTTCAAGCTCGGCATCGAGTTCTCCGGCGGCAACTCCTTCCAGGTGCCCGCCAGCGTCGGCACTATCGACCACGCCGAGGAGCAGGTCGACGCGGCGCTGAGCAGCCTCGGCGGCGACGAGCCGGCACACGTCGTCTCCACCCAGACGGTCAACGGCGTCGGCGGCTCCTTCTACGAGCTGCGCACCACCGAGCTGAACACCCAGCAGTCCAACGACGTGCAGGCCGACCTGGCCGGCAAGTTCGGCATCGCCGGGGACCAGATCAGCATCAACCAGGTGAGCGCGGCCTGGGGCGACCAGGTCACCGAGCGAGCCCTGCTCGGTCTGGTGGTCTTCGTCGTCCTGGTCATGATCTACCTGATCCTGCGGTTCGAGTGGCGGATGGCGGTCGCCGCCGTCTCGTCGCTCTTCCTCAACCTGGCGCTGACCGCCGGCATCTACGCCCTGGTCGGCTTCGAGGTGACCCCCTCGACCATCGTCGGCTTCCTCACCATCCTCGGCTTCGCGCTCTACGACGTCGTGGTGGTCTTCGACAAGGTCCAGGAGAACACCCGCGGCATCACCGCGAGCAGCACCCAGACCTACGGCGAAGCGGCCAACCTGGCCATCAACCAGACCCTGATGCGGTCGATCAACACCGGTCTGGTGGCGTTGCTGCCGGTCGGTGGCCTGCTCTTCATCGGTGCCGGCCTGCTCGGCGCGGGCACCCTGGAGGACCTCGGTCTGGTGCTGTTCCTCGGTATGGGTATCGCGGTCTACTCCTCGATCTTCTTCGCGACCCCGGTGCTGAGCCTGCTCAAGGACTACGAGCCGCGGATCCAGACGCACACCAAGCGGGTCCTGGCCCGGCGTTCCACCACCGGTGGCGCACGCCCGGCCACCGCTGCCCGCCGGCCGGCTGCCCGTACCGGTGAGGAGCCGGTCGGCGACGACACCGTACCGGCCGGGCCGACCGACGAGGAGGCGGCGGCGCTGGCCGGCGCCGCCCCGAAGGTCGGTGCCCGTCCCACAGGCAAGCGGTCCTCCGGTGCCCGCGGTGGTCGACCGGGTGGCGGCGGCGGTAGCCGGCCGAGTGGGGCCAAGCGCCGCTGA
- a CDS encoding adenine phosphoribosyltransferase — translation MTETQTGVRGDSGPATAELVASRVLDVPDFPRPGVVFKDLMPLFADGDVFRGVIDGIIEYHGRDSFDVVAGIEARGFVLAAAIAYATGRGVVPVRKAGKLPRAAYAASYALEYGEATLEVHQDAFTAGHRVLVVDDVLATGGTAEATLSLVERAGGTVAGLSVLLELSFLGGRERLAPRPVHALLTV, via the coding sequence ATGACGGAGACCCAGACCGGGGTACGCGGCGACAGCGGCCCGGCCACGGCGGAACTGGTGGCCAGCCGGGTGCTGGACGTACCGGACTTTCCCCGGCCCGGAGTGGTGTTCAAGGACCTGATGCCGCTCTTCGCCGACGGTGACGTGTTCCGTGGCGTGATCGACGGGATCATCGAGTACCACGGGCGGGACTCGTTCGACGTGGTGGCCGGCATCGAGGCGCGCGGCTTCGTGCTCGCCGCCGCGATCGCGTACGCCACCGGCCGGGGGGTGGTGCCGGTGCGCAAGGCCGGCAAGCTGCCCCGTGCGGCGTACGCCGCCTCCTACGCCCTGGAGTACGGCGAGGCCACCCTTGAGGTGCACCAGGATGCCTTCACGGCCGGTCACCGGGTACTGGTGGTGGACGACGTGCTCGCCACCGGCGGTACGGCGGAGGCGACGCTGAGTCTGGTCGAGCGGGCCGGCGGGACCGTGGCGGGGCTGTCCGTACTGTTGGAACTCTCTTTCCTCGGGGGCCGGGAGCGGCTGGCTCCCCGTCCCGTCCATGCACTTCTGACCGTTTAG
- a CDS encoding RelA/SpoT family protein yields MQSTSDADGVTQVAGSVGGPVPTATAGTSSVAPTGESGDVGSADGVAAGAAARNGDPDSGDPNPAAVGSAGAGHADNGSNGGGAANGSGGNGGAVVAAPVGPIAVVAGDDPAAVVPIAVAPSVAPVDVLAPPVPPVPAGGVVVPIGVAGRLVTTDEPGAATSSFGLASAPTGRRVRARLARFNAPWQTPQVSEVLEPLIATHRAAHPKMDPRMLQRAFDMAARWHSGQYRKSGDPYITHPLAVATILANLGMDTTTLVAALLHDTIEDTNYGLDQMRIDFGAEVALLVDGVTKLDKVKLGDAAKAETIRKMVVAMAKDPRVLVIKLADRLHNMRTLTFLPRAKQEQKAKETLEILAPLAHRLGMNTIKWELEDLAFGTLFPKRFEEINRLIGEHQPQREALLRQVTQKVQVDLKAAKIKAETTGRPKHLYSIYQKMIVRGRDFNDIYDLVGVRILVETVRDCYAALGVIHANWQPVPGRFKDYIAMPKFNMYQSLHTTVIGPSGKPVEMQIRTYAMHRTAEFGIAAHWKYKEQKGATVVGPPANIDEMTWLRQLLDWQREASDPSEFLDALRFDLSSQEVYVFTPKGDVIPLPTGSTPVDFAYAVHTEVGHKCIGARVNGKLVPLESTLSNGDVIEIFTSKSDTAGPTQDWLGFVKSPRARTKIRQYFNKERREEAIEAGKDAIVKQMRKQGMPLQRMLSSDNLMAIARDLHLADVASLYAAVGDSQVSAQSVVQRLMAGYGGEEGAAEDIAETAVATRPPRSRTSSHDPGVVVRGVSDVWIKLARCCTPVPPDSVFGFVTRSGGVSVHRDDCANAEDLRVQGERIVEVSWKLTSASTFLVAIQVEALDRHKLLADVTRVLSEERVNILSATVTTTRDRVAVSRFSFEMADPKHLGHLLAAVRKVDGVFDAYRVTSGA; encoded by the coding sequence GTGCAATCGACCAGCGACGCCGACGGTGTCACCCAGGTGGCCGGGTCCGTCGGCGGGCCGGTCCCGACCGCGACCGCCGGTACCAGTTCCGTCGCCCCCACCGGTGAGTCCGGTGACGTCGGGTCGGCCGATGGTGTGGCGGCCGGTGCGGCCGCCCGAAACGGTGATCCCGACTCCGGTGACCCCAACCCGGCCGCGGTCGGCAGCGCGGGAGCCGGTCACGCCGACAACGGCAGCAATGGCGGCGGCGCCGCCAACGGAAGCGGTGGTAACGGCGGTGCGGTCGTAGCGGCGCCGGTCGGCCCGATCGCGGTGGTGGCCGGTGACGATCCCGCCGCCGTCGTTCCGATCGCGGTCGCCCCGTCGGTCGCCCCGGTCGACGTTCTCGCCCCGCCGGTCCCGCCCGTCCCCGCGGGTGGCGTCGTGGTGCCGATCGGCGTGGCCGGTCGACTCGTCACGACCGACGAACCCGGCGCGGCCACGTCCAGCTTCGGTCTGGCCAGCGCGCCGACCGGGCGGCGGGTGCGGGCCCGGCTGGCCCGGTTCAACGCACCCTGGCAGACGCCGCAGGTGAGCGAGGTGCTCGAACCGCTGATCGCCACCCACCGGGCCGCCCACCCCAAGATGGACCCCCGGATGTTGCAGCGCGCCTTCGACATGGCCGCCCGCTGGCACTCGGGGCAGTACCGCAAGTCCGGTGACCCGTACATCACCCACCCGCTGGCGGTGGCCACCATCCTGGCCAACCTCGGCATGGACACCACCACGCTGGTCGCCGCGCTGCTGCACGACACCATCGAGGACACCAACTACGGCCTGGACCAGATGCGGATCGACTTCGGGGCCGAGGTCGCCCTGCTGGTCGACGGGGTCACCAAGCTGGACAAGGTCAAGCTGGGTGACGCGGCCAAGGCCGAGACGATCCGGAAGATGGTCGTCGCGATGGCCAAGGACCCCCGGGTCCTGGTGATCAAGCTGGCCGACCGGCTGCACAACATGCGTACGCTGACCTTCCTGCCCCGCGCGAAGCAGGAGCAGAAGGCCAAGGAGACGCTGGAGATCCTGGCTCCGCTGGCCCACCGCCTGGGTATGAACACGATCAAGTGGGAGCTTGAGGATCTCGCCTTCGGCACCCTGTTCCCCAAGCGGTTCGAGGAGATCAACCGGCTGATCGGCGAGCACCAGCCGCAGCGGGAGGCGCTGCTGCGCCAGGTGACGCAGAAGGTGCAGGTCGACCTCAAGGCCGCCAAGATCAAGGCGGAGACGACCGGGCGGCCCAAGCACCTCTACTCGATCTACCAGAAGATGATCGTCCGGGGTCGGGACTTCAACGACATCTACGACCTGGTCGGGGTGCGGATCCTGGTCGAGACGGTGCGCGACTGCTATGCGGCGCTCGGTGTGATCCACGCGAACTGGCAGCCCGTACCGGGCCGGTTCAAGGACTACATCGCGATGCCGAAGTTCAACATGTACCAGTCCCTGCACACCACCGTGATCGGGCCCAGCGGCAAGCCGGTGGAGATGCAGATCCGGACGTACGCGATGCACCGCACCGCCGAGTTCGGCATCGCCGCGCACTGGAAGTACAAGGAGCAGAAGGGCGCCACCGTCGTCGGCCCACCGGCCAACATCGACGAGATGACCTGGCTGCGGCAACTGCTGGACTGGCAGCGGGAGGCGAGCGACCCGAGCGAGTTCCTCGACGCGCTCCGCTTCGACCTGTCCAGCCAGGAGGTGTACGTCTTCACGCCCAAGGGCGACGTGATCCCGCTGCCGACCGGCTCGACCCCGGTCGACTTCGCGTACGCGGTGCACACCGAGGTCGGGCACAAGTGCATCGGCGCCCGGGTCAACGGCAAGCTGGTGCCGCTGGAGTCGACGCTCTCCAACGGCGACGTGATCGAGATCTTCACCTCGAAGTCCGACACCGCCGGCCCCACCCAGGACTGGCTCGGTTTCGTCAAGAGCCCCCGGGCGCGGACGAAGATCCGGCAGTACTTCAACAAGGAGCGCCGCGAGGAGGCGATCGAGGCCGGCAAGGACGCGATCGTCAAGCAGATGCGCAAGCAGGGCATGCCGTTGCAGCGGATGCTCAGCTCCGACAACCTGATGGCGATCGCCCGGGACCTGCACCTGGCCGACGTCGCGTCGCTCTACGCGGCGGTCGGCGACAGCCAGGTCTCCGCCCAGTCGGTGGTCCAGCGGCTGATGGCCGGCTACGGCGGCGAGGAGGGCGCGGCGGAGGACATCGCCGAGACCGCCGTCGCCACCCGCCCGCCGCGCAGCCGTACCTCCAGCCACGACCCCGGAGTGGTGGTTCGTGGGGTCAGCGACGTCTGGATCAAGCTCGCCCGCTGCTGCACCCCGGTGCCGCCGGACTCGGTGTTCGGCTTCGTCACCCGCTCCGGCGGGGTGAGCGTGCACCGCGACGACTGCGCCAACGCCGAGGATCTCCGGGTGCAGGGCGAGCGGATCGTGGAGGTGAGCTGGAAGCTCACCTCGGCGTCCACCTTCCTGGTGGCGATCCAGGTCGAGGCGCTGGACCGGCACAAGCTGCTCGCCGACGTGACCCGGGTGCTCTCCGAGGAGCGGGTGAACATCCTCTCCGCGACGGTCACCACCACCCGCGACCGGGTGGCGGTGAGCCGGTTCAGCTTCGAGATGGCCGACCCGAAGCACCTGGGCCACCTGCTGGCGGCGGTCCGCAAGGTCGACGGCGTCTTCGACGCCTACCGGGTCACCTCCGGCGCCTGA
- a CDS encoding peptidylprolyl isomerase, with translation MTSTRERQRAAARARLEREMAQRATAARKRRQLQTIVAAGVGLLLVVAGTVWLVASLGDDDKATDAAPVGAGSTQCTWTDIPAEQRTPTTKDVGLPPTSAPNVGSQTMTIDTGLGPITAKLDLSKVPCTAASFTHLAEKKFFDNTKCHRLVTEGLQVLQCGDPSAAGAGWRDSDGTGGPSYRMAEENLPTEQRPPYPAGVIAMANSGQPGSSGSQFFIVYGDSQLDATYTVLGTVTGGMDLVKEVGAAGDDGAFAQQAGGGHPKKEVLIKALTMSAVAG, from the coding sequence GTGACGTCCACGAGAGAGCGGCAGCGCGCCGCGGCGCGGGCACGGCTCGAACGGGAGATGGCCCAGCGGGCCACCGCTGCCCGCAAGCGCCGCCAGCTGCAAACGATCGTCGCCGCCGGGGTGGGTCTGCTACTGGTCGTCGCCGGCACCGTGTGGCTGGTCGCCAGCCTCGGCGACGACGACAAGGCCACCGACGCGGCCCCGGTCGGAGCCGGCTCGACCCAGTGCACCTGGACCGACATCCCGGCCGAGCAGCGGACGCCGACGACCAAGGACGTCGGGCTGCCGCCGACCTCGGCGCCGAACGTCGGCTCGCAGACGATGACCATCGACACCGGGCTCGGGCCGATCACCGCCAAGCTCGACCTGTCCAAGGTGCCGTGCACCGCGGCCAGCTTCACCCACCTGGCGGAGAAGAAGTTCTTCGACAACACCAAGTGCCACCGGCTGGTCACCGAGGGCCTTCAGGTGCTCCAGTGCGGCGACCCGAGCGCCGCCGGCGCCGGCTGGCGGGACAGCGACGGCACCGGCGGCCCGAGCTACCGGATGGCCGAGGAGAACCTGCCGACCGAGCAGCGTCCGCCGTACCCGGCGGGGGTCATCGCGATGGCCAACTCCGGCCAGCCCGGCTCCAGCGGCAGCCAGTTCTTCATCGTCTACGGTGACTCGCAGCTCGACGCCACGTACACCGTGCTCGGCACGGTCACCGGCGGGATGGACCTGGTCAAGGAGGTCGGCGCGGCCGGCGACGACGGCGCCTTCGCCCAGCAGGCCGGCGGCGGCCACCCGAAGAAGGAAGTTCTGATCAAGGCACTGACGATGAGCGCCGTGGCCGGCTGA
- a CDS encoding peptidylprolyl isomerase: MASSRDRQRKLARAKLDRQMARRAASARRRRQIQAGVGAALALALIVLGSVWALGGFDREPSPAAAPEICAWTPQDAASNSSLKDVGMPSTTGLPTTGTRPMTITTNQGSPVTVDLDLANAPCAGASFAHLAGRSFYDNTTCHEITADGALRCGDPSGTGTGGPTYTFTSENVPSAPAPEPTPSASPAAGQPPLYPAGTVALIGSAPGANGSQFLIFLKDFNPTAPTYPIVGKVSAGLDVIQKIGTTELVDNGSGEKVKPKTDVVIQSLTVGEPATDAPPAAPPATTTPTATPTAAGQS; encoded by the coding sequence GTGGCTTCCAGCAGGGACCGGCAGCGCAAGTTGGCGCGTGCCAAGCTCGACCGGCAGATGGCTCGGCGAGCCGCCTCCGCCCGGCGTCGGCGACAGATCCAGGCCGGGGTCGGCGCCGCGCTGGCGCTGGCGCTGATCGTACTCGGGTCGGTCTGGGCACTCGGCGGGTTCGACCGTGAGCCGAGCCCGGCCGCGGCGCCGGAGATCTGCGCCTGGACCCCGCAGGACGCGGCGTCGAACAGCAGCCTCAAGGACGTCGGTATGCCGTCGACCACCGGGCTGCCCACCACCGGCACCCGCCCGATGACCATCACCACCAACCAGGGCAGCCCGGTCACGGTCGATCTCGACCTGGCCAACGCGCCCTGCGCCGGGGCGAGCTTCGCCCACCTGGCCGGCCGGTCGTTCTACGACAACACCACCTGCCACGAGATCACCGCCGACGGCGCGCTGCGCTGCGGCGACCCGAGCGGCACCGGTACGGGCGGCCCCACCTACACCTTCACCAGTGAGAACGTGCCGTCGGCACCGGCACCGGAACCGACCCCGTCGGCCAGCCCGGCAGCGGGCCAGCCGCCGCTCTACCCGGCCGGCACCGTCGCCCTGATCGGCAGCGCGCCCGGCGCCAACGGCAGCCAGTTCCTGATCTTCCTCAAGGACTTCAACCCGACCGCGCCGACCTACCCGATCGTCGGGAAGGTCAGCGCCGGACTCGACGTGATCCAGAAGATCGGCACCACCGAACTGGTGGACAATGGCAGTGGCGAGAAGGTCAAGCCGAAGACCGACGTGGTGATCCAGAGCCTGACCGTCGGCGAGCCCGCCACCGACGCACCGCCCGCCGCCCCGCCGGCGACAACGACGCCGACCGCCACCCCGACGGCGGCCGGGCAGTCCTGA
- a CDS encoding MBL fold metallo-hydrolase encodes MFVAGFPADAFGTNCYVVATAPGEQCVVVDPGIGVIDRLDALLHEHRLQPAAVLLTHGHLDHTFSVAPVCGARGITAYVHPADRELLADPSKGLSADLNQLFGGRLPYAEPEDVAELTDGASMSLAGLEITVDHAPGHTGGSVLFRLPGAGSLWEADQLCLSGDVLFAGSIGRTDLPGGSMPAMLTSLRDKILPLADDTVVLPGHGPETTIGRERASNPYLRQVASADQARPAGSQRGW; translated from the coding sequence GTGTTCGTCGCCGGGTTTCCCGCGGACGCCTTCGGCACCAACTGCTACGTGGTCGCGACCGCGCCGGGAGAGCAGTGTGTTGTGGTCGACCCGGGAATCGGAGTGATCGACCGCCTCGACGCGCTCCTGCACGAGCACCGGTTGCAGCCGGCCGCCGTCCTGCTGACCCACGGCCATCTCGACCACACCTTCTCCGTCGCACCGGTCTGCGGCGCCCGTGGGATCACCGCTTACGTGCACCCGGCCGACCGGGAACTGCTGGCCGACCCGAGCAAGGGGCTCTCCGCCGACCTGAACCAGCTCTTCGGCGGCCGGCTGCCGTACGCCGAGCCGGAGGACGTCGCCGAGCTGACCGACGGCGCGAGCATGAGCCTCGCCGGGTTGGAGATCACCGTCGACCACGCACCGGGCCATACCGGCGGGTCGGTGCTGTTCCGGTTGCCGGGGGCCGGCTCACTGTGGGAGGCGGACCAGCTCTGCCTCTCCGGGGACGTCCTGTTCGCCGGTTCGATCGGTCGTACCGACCTGCCGGGAGGCAGCATGCCAGCCATGCTGACCAGCCTGCGGGACAAGATCCTCCCGCTCGCCGACGACACCGTCGTCCTGCCCGGCCACGGACCCGAGACCACCATCGGCCGCGAGCGCGCGAGCAACCCGTACCTGCGTCAGGTCGCCTCGGCCGACCAAGCGCGACCGGCCGGTTCCCAGCGGGGCTGGTAG
- the hisS gene encoding histidine--tRNA ligase produces MSKPTPISGFPEWAPPQRMIEQYVIDRIRNTFELYGFAPLETRSVEPLDQLLRKGETSKEVYLLRRLQEDPGGSGGDDALGLHFDLTVPFARYVLENAGKLQFPFRRYQIQKVWRGERPQEGRYREFVQADIDIVDRDTLPAHYEAELPLVIGDALGGLPIPPFVIQVNNRKVSEGFYLGVGLTDPAAALRAVDKLDKIGPDRVAALLTETAGATEAQAKACLALAEISGPDASFADAVRALGVEHPLLEEGLVELVAVVETAAAHSPGLCVADLRIARGLDYYTGTVYETQLRGYERFGSICSGGRYDNLATAGSTTFPGVGISIGLTRLLGLLFGAGELTVSRSVPTCVLVALSAEEDRPSSDRIAAALRRRGIATEVSPSAAKYGKQIRYAERRGIPYVWFPGADGAVDEVKDIRSGEQAAAAAADWTPPVEDLRPLVS; encoded by the coding sequence ATGAGCAAGCCCACGCCCATCTCCGGCTTTCCCGAGTGGGCCCCGCCGCAGCGGATGATCGAGCAGTACGTGATCGACCGCATCCGCAACACCTTCGAGCTGTACGGCTTCGCGCCGCTGGAGACCCGGTCGGTCGAGCCGCTGGACCAGTTGCTGCGCAAGGGGGAGACCTCCAAGGAGGTCTACCTGCTGCGCCGGTTGCAGGAGGATCCGGGCGGGTCGGGCGGCGACGACGCACTCGGCCTGCACTTCGACCTGACCGTGCCGTTCGCCCGCTACGTGTTGGAGAACGCCGGCAAGTTGCAGTTCCCGTTCCGCCGCTACCAGATCCAGAAGGTGTGGCGGGGCGAGCGCCCGCAGGAGGGGCGCTACCGCGAGTTCGTCCAGGCCGACATCGACATCGTCGACCGGGACACCCTGCCGGCGCACTACGAGGCCGAACTCCCCCTGGTCATCGGCGACGCGCTCGGCGGCCTGCCGATCCCGCCGTTCGTGATCCAGGTGAACAACCGGAAGGTCAGCGAGGGCTTCTACCTGGGGGTCGGTTTGACCGACCCGGCCGCCGCGCTGCGTGCGGTGGACAAGCTCGACAAGATCGGGCCGGACCGGGTGGCCGCGCTGCTGACCGAGACCGCCGGGGCGACCGAGGCGCAGGCCAAGGCGTGTCTCGCCCTGGCCGAGATCAGCGGACCGGACGCCTCGTTCGCGGACGCGGTCCGGGCCCTCGGGGTGGAGCACCCGCTGCTCGAAGAGGGCCTGGTCGAGTTGGTCGCGGTGGTGGAGACGGCGGCGGCGCACTCGCCCGGTCTCTGCGTCGCCGACCTGCGCATCGCGCGTGGCCTGGACTACTACACCGGTACGGTCTACGAGACGCAGTTGCGCGGCTACGAGCGGTTCGGCTCGATCTGCTCCGGTGGCCGGTACGACAACCTGGCCACCGCCGGCTCCACCACGTTCCCCGGTGTGGGCATCTCGATCGGTCTGACCCGGCTGCTCGGCCTGCTCTTCGGTGCGGGTGAGCTGACCGTGTCCCGGTCGGTGCCGACCTGTGTGCTGGTGGCGCTGTCGGCGGAGGAGGACCGGCCGTCCAGTGACCGGATCGCGGCGGCGCTGCGTCGGCGCGGTATCGCCACCGAGGTCTCCCCGTCGGCGGCGAAGTACGGCAAGCAGATCCGGTACGCCGAGCGGCGCGGGATCCCGTACGTGTGGTTCCCGGGTGCCGACGGGGCGGTGGACGAGGTGAAGGACATCCGTTCCGGCGAGCAGGCGGCGGCCGCCGCGGCCGACTGGACCCCGCCGGTGGAGGACCTGCGTCCCCTGGTGAGCTGA